ATGGCGGTGAGGCGTTCGCTGAGATGCACCGGTAGTCGAATCGTGCGCGACTGGCAAGCGATCGCTCGGGTCATGCTCTGGCGGATCCACCAGAAGGCATAGGTCGAAAACTTATAACCACGGGTCGGATCAAATTTCTCAACGGCCCGCTCCAGTCCCAGTGAACCTTCCTGGATCAAGTCGAGCAGCTCGAGACCCTTGCCTTGATATTTTTTGGCAACACTTACGACTAAGCGCAAATTGGCTTTCATCATGCGCTGCTTGGAGCGCTTGCCGATGCGCAGCAATTTCTTTTCCAGGTCGCTGAGCTCTCGATCTCCCTCCTCCGTGAGGCGCATCATTGTTTGCACCTGATTGCCGAGTTCGATCTCTTCAGCTGGCGTCAACAGGGGCTCCCGCCCGATCGTGGCCAGATACCAAGTAATCGGGTCGCTACTTCTACGACGACTGCTTTCGCTGACCCTCGTCGGGGATGAGGTCATTGGTACGCCTATCGAAGGAGTTGACTATCGAGGCAAATTCGGCTCTATGAGGGTGTTTTCAGCAACCCTTTAGCTTTCACTTGCAAAACAACACAGAGGCATCCCTGTCCTGGTCTGACATTTGCTGATTTCCGTGTTGTGATCAACACAGCTGAGCCAGGTTTTCTGCCACCTGCATGGGTGTGAAACCGCTCTCGGCCTTTTCCCCCCGTCGCCCAGCCTGGGCGTGGGCTAGTGCTGCCGCTGCGAGCCAGGCGGCGTCGGCGTTGCCGCTGGCGGCCAGGGCCATCGCTCCTATGCCGGCGGCGTAGCCGG
This is a stretch of genomic DNA from Cyanobium sp. Tous-M-B4. It encodes these proteins:
- a CDS encoding sigma-70 family RNA polymerase sigma factor; this encodes MTSSPTRVSESSRRRSSDPITWYLATIGREPLLTPAEEIELGNQVQTMMRLTEEGDRELSDLEKKLLRIGKRSKQRMMKANLRLVVSVAKKYQGKGLELLDLIQEGSLGLERAVEKFDPTRGYKFSTYAFWWIRQSMTRAIACQSRTIRLPVHLSERLTAIRKVSLDLAHKLGAMPSRQEIAEAMAMPIEELDGLLRQSLTTSSLDAPVNGDEGRSFLGDLIADSSEEEPLDRVERGIHQEQLGRWLSHLSDQERQVLQLRFGLEGEERHTLAEIGRQLDVSRERVRQVELKALRKLRNLTRRTPATL